From Strix uralensis isolate ZFMK-TIS-50842 chromosome 1, bStrUra1, whole genome shotgun sequence, a single genomic window includes:
- the PRL gene encoding prolactin, whose translation MRNKGASLKGLLLVVLLVSNMLLTKEGVTSLPICPNGSVNCQVSLGELFDRAVKLSHYIHFLSSEIFNEFDERYAQGRGFITKAVNGCHTSSLTTPEDKEQAQQIHHEDLLNLILGVLRSWNDPLIHLASEVQRIKEAPDTILWKAVEIEEQNKRLLEGMEKIVGRVHPGEIGNDVYSQWEGLPSLQLADEDSRLFAFYNLLHCLRRDSHKIDNYLKLLKCRLIHDSNC comes from the exons ATGAGAAACAAGGGGGCTTCACTGAAAG GCTTGTTGCTGGTGGTCCTTCTGGTGTCCAACATGCTCCTGACAAAGGAAGGAGTGACCTCCTTGCCAATCTGCCCCAATGGATCTGTCAATTGCCAAGTTTCCCTTGGGGAACTTTTTGACCGAGCAGTTAAACTTTCACACTACATCCACTTCCTCTCTTCAGAAATATTCAATGAATTT GATGAACGCTATGCTCAGGGCCGGGGTTTTATTACAAAAGCTGTTAATGGCTGCCACACTTCCTCCTTAACTACTCCTGAAGATAAGGAGCAAGCTCAGCAGATTCAT CATGAAGACCTACTGAACTTAATACTGGGAGTGCTGCGCTCCTGGAATGATCCCCTGATCCATCTGGCCTCTGAAGTACAAAGAATCAAAGAAGCTCCAGACACCATCCTCTGGAAGGCTGTAGAGATTGAAGAACAAAATAAGCGGCTTCTAGAAGGAATGGAGAAAATAGTTGGACGA GTTCATCCTGGTGAGATCGGAAATGACGTTTACTCTCAGTGGGAAGGCCTTCCATCCCTGCAACTCGCTGATGAGGACTCCAGACTCTTTGCCTTTTATAACCTGCTGCATTGCCTCCGCCGAGATTCCCACAAAATTGACAACTATCTCAAGCTTCTGAAGTGCCGCCTAATCCACGATAGCAATTGTTAA